Sequence from the Lentimicrobiaceae bacterium genome:
AAAGCTTTGTTCAAAGACCGACCGGCATAAGGCAGTTTGTCGGCAAATTGTTGACAAAGGCGCTGAAAATAAATACCGAAATGAGCTATCAGGAACTTGAAGCGTTTGCCTACAACGATTTGTATAACAATTCATCATCCAAAAGCGATTATTGGCTCTACATTACAAAAAACACCGATGATAACAAGATATCTTATTATATAACAACACCTAACTTATCTATTTACAAATAATTAAACACATTAAATCTATGAAAACAACAAAAATCATTAAAACACTTGTTCTAATAAGTGCTATCATTCTAAGTCCAAAAATTTTTGCCGATAATGTTACGTTATTGCCTGAATTTAACAAAATATCAGTGAATGGCTCAGCTAAAGTGCTCATAATGCAAGGCGCCGAATATAAAGTTGAAATTGAAGGTCCAGCAGACAATTTTTATACAAAAGTAAATAACGAAACGCTCACAATAAATGGCTCTTCTAATAATAATTCGATAATTAAGGTTACATTTATTGAAATTAGACGCATTACGGCTTCCGGGAACTCAAGTGTAACATCCGAAGGAGACATAATAACAGACTATTTAGATGTAAAATGCAGCGGAAATAGTTCTATGATATTGGATGTAAGCTCCGAAGGATTACATGTTGACAATTCAGGCAACAGTAATGTCGATATCGATTTTATCGGCAAAACATTAGTTGCTAAAAATTCGGGTACAAGCAAATCGACTTTTAGCGGAATTGCGTCTAGCATAGAAACTTATTCTACCGGATTGGCTAAAGTTTATGCCGAAAATCTTGATGTAAACTCTGCAAATGTGGTAGTATCCGGAGCTTCGGAATGCACTATTGTACCCAATAATAACATAAAAGCTAATATTTCAGGTGCGTCAAAACTGCATTACGTAGAAAACGGTAAAACTGAAACAATTTCGCAAAATGGCACTTACAATATTGAGCGTACTGCTACGTACAACGAAACTACAGGAGATACTACATACAATTATTCTTTAAACTACGACAGTAATGTGCTTCAACGCAACAACACAACATACAAATTCAACAAAAAGCGCAGAGAAAACGGATTTAACCTTAATTATGGTAGTTTTGGTTTAGGCGATAATTTTTTAGGACTTAATAGCTCAAGTAATTATGAAAATTCGGACAATTTGTATAAGTATGATAT
This genomic interval carries:
- a CDS encoding DUF2807 domain-containing protein, whose amino-acid sequence is MKTTKIIKTLVLISAIILSPKIFADNVTLLPEFNKISVNGSAKVLIMQGAEYKVEIEGPADNFYTKVNNETLTINGSSNNNSIIKVTFIEIRRITASGNSSVTSEGDIITDYLDVKCSGNSSMILDVSSEGLHVDNSGNSNVDIDFIGKTLVAKNSGTSKSTFSGIASSIETYSTGLAKVYAENLDVNSANVVVSGASECTIVPNNNIKANISGASKLHYVENGKTETISQNGTYNIERTATYNETTGDTTYNYSLNYDSNVLQRNNTTYKFNKKRRENGFNLNYGSFGLGDNFLGLNSSSNYENSDNLYKYDMSVNIPDRSMSVYLNFAEVSYDMLKGRVGFISGLGVLWNNYKFDENVRIVNTEDNLLKTYRMVNDSTLNFKKSKMTTFNINVPLLLEFRIPVNKCCDEIRIGGGVVGSFVLNSYTKNVYTDKVTNNKIKDYGRLNGVTAPLNLSMTAYVGWNAVKLFAQYQFTGLFKENKGPSIYPFTIGVAISDYY